The Carassius carassius chromosome 9, fCarCar2.1, whole genome shotgun sequence genome includes a region encoding these proteins:
- the LOC132148758 gene encoding tripartite motif-containing protein 16-like — translation MAEARFSQDEFICPVCLELPKDPVTTSCGHNYCKSCISDHWDHEDQKRVYSCPQCRQTFSPRPALARNTMLAEVVEKLKKTRLSADCYAGAGDVQCDVCTGRKYRAVKSCLLCLNSYCQTHLEQHKSLFKGKKHNLTEATERLQEMICHEHDKHLEMYCITDQQCICLLCAKYEHKNHNIVSAAAQRTEKQHQLNETRRSFQQSIQQREKDLQQLRETVESHKRSAQTAVEDSERIFTELIRSIERSRSELIRLIRDQEKTAVSQAEEPLERLEQEINDLRKRDAELEQLSHTQDHIQFLQSFQSLSAPSESTDVNDDRFSPFVSFDGLRESVHQLRDKLEDFCKEELKNISDRVTFTDIIPTTRNDFLQYSRQLTLDLNTVNEYLNLSERNRVITYTYTEQPYPDHPDRFDVFQVLCRESVCGRCYWEIEWSGSVLISVSYKSLSTKGWGNESVFGYNDQSWSLSCSPSRCSFIHNNIVTKLPVEPISSRIGVFVDHSAGTLSFYSVSDTMSLLHTVQTTFNQPLYPGFYVDYGSSVKLP, via the exons ATGGCAGAAGCCAGATTTTCTCAGGACGAATTCATCTGTCCAGTGTGTCTGGAGCTCCCAAAAGATCCAGTGACCACTTCCTGTGGACACAATTACTGTAAGAGCTGTATTTCAGATCACTGGGATCATGAAGATCAGAAGAGAGTCTACAGCTGccctcagtgcagacagaccttcagtccaagacctgctttagctagaaacaccatgctggctgaagtggtggagaaactgaagaagacCAGACTCTCTGCTGACTGTTACGCTGGAGCTGGAGATGTGCAGTGTGACGTCTGTACTGGAAGAAAATACAGAGCTGTCAAGTCCTGTCTGCTGTGTCTTAATTCTTACTGTCAAACACACCTTGAACAACACAAGAGTTTATTCAAAGGAAAGAAACACAATTTGACTGAAGCCACTGAACGACTGCAGGAGATGATCTGCCATGAACACGATAAACATCTGGAAATGTACTGTATTACGGACCAACAATGCATTTGTTTGCTGTGTGCAAAATATGAGCATAAAAACCACAACATTGTATCAGCTGCAGCACAGAGGACGGAAAAACAG CACCAGTTGAATGAGACACGGAGGTCATTCCAGCAGAGcatccagcagagagagaaagatctccagcagctgagagagactgtggagtctcataag cgctctgcacagacagcagtggaggacagtgagaggatctttactgagctcatccgctccattgagagaagtcgctctgagctgatacgactgatcagagatcaggaaaagactgCAGTGAGTCAAGCTGAAGAACCACTGGAGcgactggagcaggagatcaatgatctgaggaagagagacgctgagctggagcagctttcacacacacaggatcacaTCCAGTTCCTGCAG agtttccagtctctctcAGCACCTTCTGAATCTACAGATGTTAATGATGATCGCTTCAGTCCTTTCGTCTCTTTTGATGGTCTGAGAGAATCTGTCCATCAGCTGAGGGACAAACTAGAGGATTTCTGCAAAGAGGAGCTCAAGAATATCTCAGACAGAG TCACCTTCACTGACATTATTCCCACGACCAGAAATGACTTCCTACAGT ATTCCCGTCAGCTCACTCTGGATCTGAACACTGTGAATGAATACCTCAATCTGTCAGAGAGGAACAGAGTGATTACTTACACTTACACAGAGCAgccgtatcctgatcatccagacagatttgatgtgtttcaggtgttgtgtagagagagtgtgtgtggacgctgttactgggagatcGAGTGGAGTGGGAGTGTGTTAATATCAGTGTCATACAAGAGCCTCAGCACTAAGGGATGGGGTAATGAGAGTGTGTTTGGATAtaatgatcagtcctggagtttgTCCTGCTCTCCTTCCAGATGCTCATTCATTCACAATAACATAGTGACTAAACTCCCTGTAGAGCCCATCAGCAGTAGaataggagtgtttgtggatcacagtgcaggaactctgtccttctacagcgtctctgacacaatgagcctcctccacacagtccagaccacattcaaTCAGCCGCTCTATCCTGGGTTTTATGTTGATTATGGATCATCAGTGAAACTGCCTTGA